In Archocentrus centrarchus isolate MPI-CPG fArcCen1 chromosome 1, fArcCen1, whole genome shotgun sequence, the following proteins share a genomic window:
- the LOC115785973 gene encoding microfibril-associated glycoprotein 4-like, producing the protein MIMQETFLSALLLLVASVHSNSQFLLPIDCDDIYQRDNRSSSGVYTIYPGGPTSPLNVYCDMDTDGGRWTIFQRRIDGTESFFRPWRHYKTGFGNVAGEYWLGLENIFLLTLRKENELRVDMEDWDGGKSSAQYSSFSIDSENLGYQLHLGSFTGGTAGDSLSNQNSMKFTTYDKDQDLWDKNCAQYYLGGFWYNQCHMTNPNGMYAPQGAIVYENVHVIWHAWKGWNYSLKTIAMKIRSSAKCSCTN; encoded by the exons ATGATCATGCAG GAGACATTCCTCTCAGCTCTGCTTCTTCTTGTGGCCTCGGTCCACTCCAACTCACAGTTTCTCCTTCCCATCGACTGCGATGACATCTATCAGCGTGACAACAGGAGCTCCAGCGGAGTCTACACAATCTACCCGGGAGGTCCCACTTCTCCCCTGAATGTCTACTGCGACATGGACACTGATGGAGGGAGATGGACT ATATTTCAGAGGAGGATCGATGGGACTGAAAGCTTCTTCAGGCCCTGGAGGCACTACAAGACTGGATTTGGGAATGTGGCTGGAGAATATTGGCTGG GTCTGGAAAACATCTTCCTGCTGACTCTGAGGAAGGAGAATGAGCTGCGGGTCGACATGGAGGACTGGGACGGAGGAAAGAGCTCAGCTCAGTACTCCTCCTTCTCGATCGACTCTGAGAACCTTGGGTATCAGCTTCACCTGGGCAGCTTTACCGgcggcacagcag GGGACAGTTTGAGTAATCAGAACTCCATGAAGTTCACCACCTACGACAAAGACCAGGATCTGTGGGATAAAAACTGCGCTCAGTATTATTTAGGTGGATTCTGGTACAACCAGTGCCACATGACCAACCCAAACGGCATGTACGCGCCTCAGGGTGCCATTGTATACGAAAATGTCCACGTGATTTGGCATGCGTGGAAGGGCTGGAACTATTCCCTCAAGACCATTGCCATGAAAATTAGATCGAGTGCTAAGTGCTCATGCACAAATTAA